One Candidatus Bathyarchaeia archaeon DNA window includes the following coding sequences:
- the purC gene encoding phosphoribosylaminoimidazolesuccinocarboxamide synthase: MGSVKDLQVLAEPRKDRLGLGRFVFSDRYSVFDWGEMPDLIPFKGASLCLISAYFFQKMEGVCNTHYLGVVEGGRMKALDELESPTNVMEIRLVRVLRPRLRNGELDYTVFKKERSNFLIPLEIIYRNSLPPGSSVFKRIQRGEVSYRDLGLDSYPKPGCRLEKPILDVSTKLEDPDRYLTWDEAREIASLSVEEVEEVRRLTLKVNSLITAEVLKAGLFNEDGKIELAFDSNRRLMVVDAVGTPDECRFTLNGFHVSKEAAREFYRGTKWFKEVEMAKKAWGTGCQGDWRSHVRLKPPPLSPDVKRLISNLYAACANEITGRRWFDVPQLRSVVEEYGSMVKDR, translated from the coding sequence GGTAGCGTGAAGGACTTGCAGGTTTTAGCGGAGCCTCGAAAGGATAGGCTGGGTTTAGGAAGGTTTGTCTTCTCAGACCGATACTCGGTGTTCGACTGGGGGGAGATGCCAGATCTCATACCTTTTAAAGGCGCCTCGCTTTGCTTGATATCCGCTTATTTTTTCCAGAAAATGGAAGGCGTATGCAATACGCACTACCTCGGCGTTGTCGAGGGAGGTCGAATGAAGGCGTTAGATGAGTTGGAGTCTCCTACTAACGTGATGGAAATAAGGCTGGTCAGGGTGTTAAGGCCCAGGTTGAGGAATGGGGAACTCGACTATACGGTTTTCAAAAAGGAGAGGTCAAACTTCCTGATCCCCCTTGAAATAATATATAGGAACAGCCTCCCCCCAGGTTCAAGTGTCTTTAAGAGGATTCAAAGAGGCGAAGTATCCTACCGTGACCTGGGCTTGGACAGTTATCCAAAGCCTGGATGTAGGCTTGAGAAACCCATCCTCGACGTGAGTACGAAGCTGGAGGACCCAGACAGATACTTAACTTGGGATGAGGCTCGAGAAATCGCTTCGCTCAGCGTCGAGGAGGTGGAGGAGGTTCGGAGGCTTACGTTAAAGGTCAACTCGTTGATCACAGCGGAGGTTCTAAAGGCGGGTCTTTTCAACGAAGATGGGAAGATAGAGTTAGCTTTCGACTCGAATCGAAGACTCATGGTCGTCGATGCCGTGGGGACTCCGGATGAATGTCGATTCACGTTAAACGGCTTCCATGTGAGCAAAGAGGCGGCGAGGGAGTTTTACAGGGGAACTAAATGGTTTAAAGAGGTTGAAATGGCCAAGAAGGCCTGGGGAACGGGGTGTCAAGGAGACTGGAGGTCTCATGTGAGGTTGAAACCTCCCCCCCTCAGCCCCGATGTGAAAAGGCTAATATCCAATCTGTACGCGGCATGTGCCAATGAGATCACGGGTAGGAGATGGTTCGACGTTCCCCAGCTGAGGAGTGTAGTCGAAGAGTATGGGTCGATGGTGAAGGATCGGTGA